The genomic region TGGGAATTTCGGAATTGTATGCTTCTTTTCCTTCGTTTATAAATCTGTTCATGTCCTGTATGGCCTTGTTCACATCTTCAAACGCATCTTGAACTCCTTTGGGCGGAACGATGTTCTGAAGCTTTACGGCGTTTACGTTTATTCCCAAGCCTAAATCTTTAAATTTTTGATTCATTGATTCCGTTGCAAGATTTTCGATTGCCGTGCGCTCTTGCCCCATTATGTCCAAAATGGCGCGGTCGCCTACCAAAACGTTTATTGCGGAACGCGAAATATCGCGGATTGTCTGCCGTTTGTCCTGCACGTTAAAAAGCCAAGCGCGGGGATCCGTTATCCTGTATTGGATTATCCACTCTACGTCGACTATGTTAAGATCGCCGGTAAGCATTGTGGATTCGTCTGTGATATTGTTTTTGTATTCGTTTCTGATACCGGAATTTATAGTCTGAAAACCGAACTGTTCGGTTTGGACGACTTTTACGGGGACGTTGTAGTTTTTGTCGATTCCGAACGGCAGCTTCAGTTGCAGTCCCGGCCCGAGCGTCGCGTAATATTTTCCGAAGCGCGTTATAACGGCTTGTTCCGTTTCATCAACTTTAAAAAAACAGCTGCCTGCGGCCCAAAGCGCTATGAGCGCCGCTGTTATCCATAAGATCCTTGAAGGCTTTAAAAAAAAATTTGAAAGTTTTTTCAGATCGACGACATTGCT from Treponema parvum harbors:
- the hflK gene encoding FtsH protease activity modulator HflK, with amino-acid sequence MAQSNVVDLKKLSNFFLKPSRILWITAALIALWAAGSCFFKVDETEQAVITRFGKYYATLGPGLQLKLPFGIDKNYNVPVKVVQTEQFGFQTINSGIRNEYKNNITDESTMLTGDLNIVDVEWIIQYRITDPRAWLFNVQDKRQTIRDISRSAINVLVGDRAILDIMGQERTAIENLATESMNQKFKDLGLGINVNAVKLQNIVPPKGVQDAFEDVNKAIQDMNRFINEGKEAYNSEIPKTQGQADQQVQIAEGYASERVNRARGDTARFNSVYSEYSRSPVITRNRLYLETMEELFDGEDKSPSLIDKKLQNVLPVKTLTSGAGTAKSGE